DNA sequence from the uncultured Ilyobacter sp. genome:
ATGCCTTCGGAAATCTAAGTAAAAATCAAAACTCGCTTCGCTCAGACAGTTGATTTTTTCTAGAGATTTCTCTCAGTCATTTTTAACGCTTATTTTATCAATGGCCAAAAAAATTTCAAAAGATTTAAAAAAATCATTTAAAGATTTTAAATTCCCCTTTAAAAAATGCCGTTAAGAAATCATCTTGTGAAATCCACTTTCATTGAAATAAGGAGGTTTACCGACTATATTTCAATAGAAAGTTAGTTCAGAAGTGATTTTAGGTATTTTTTAGGGGTGCCTTTTCTTTGGTTACTTTCTTTGGGCAAGCAAAGAAAGTAACACAGGTTTTGGATAAATTCAGTAATTTATAAGAATTTATTTCAAGTAGCAACTTAGGTTAATTATATTTCTCAGAAAAAATAAAAATACCCATCAAAATACCAGCACAAATCTGCTTTATATTTTAATGGGTAAAATAATTTTTTTATTTAGTTCCGAATATTCTGTCTCCACAGTCTCCAAGACCTGGATATATATATCCGTTTTCATCTAGTCCCTGATCAATCTTTGCAGCGTAGATATCTACGTCTGGGTGTTTTTTGATTACCTTTGCAAGTCCCTCTGGTGCAGCTACAAGACACATAAAAGTTATGTCGGTAACACCGTTTTCTTTAAGATAGTCAATAGCATAAATTGCAGATCCACCTGTTGCTAACATAGGGTCTACAAGAATTACCTTTCTCTCAGCTATATCTGTAGGAAGTTTGCAGTAGTAGTATACAGGCTCTAATGTCTCTTCATTTCTGTACACACCTATGTGTCCTACTTTTGCCGTAGGAACAAGGGCTAGTATCCCGTCTACCATTCCTAGACCTGCTCTAAGGATAGGAACCACAGCAACTGCCTTGTCTGGAAGAATATGTGACTTTGTCTTCATCAAGGGAGTTTCTACCTCTGTTTCTTCCAACTTTAGCTCTTTTGTAGCCTCATAAGTCATAAGACCTGCGATTTCATTTAGAGTTTCTCTAAAAGTCTTTGTATCTGTGTCTTTGTTTCTCAAAAAAGTTAGCTTGTGCTGAATCAGCGGATGATTTACTTCTACTATCGCCATTTGTTTAACCTCCTAAAACCTTATATATTTTCATATTTTATTTTTTTGGTGCTCCACACAAAAAAACAGGACCATAGTCCTGTTTTTTTTATTTTTTCATTCCGTACTTTTTGTTGAACTTGTCTACTCTACCAGCAGCGTCGATAAACTTCGCTTTACCAGTGTAGAATGGATGACACTTTGAACATACAGCTACTTTGATTTCGTCACCTTTTGAATAAGTTGATCTAGTTTCAAATCTTTCTCCACATGTGCAATCAACAGTAACTACATGATAATTAGGATGAATTCCTTTTCTCATCGTCCTCTCACCTTCCTTAAAAAACTTCTTAATTTCGAAATAAATTCTATCATAAATATCAAACTTTTGCAATATTTTTTTGTAAGCCGAAATTACTTGACACTTCTTTATCTTCTATTTATTGATAAATACCTGTTATCTAGAAATAAGCTGTCCTGTATAATTTTTTTTAGGCAGTTTTTTTTAGCTATATAGATTCCCAAATAAGTGCTACACTCTGACAATTAAAATCAGATTAAATCACAAAAATATTATATAAAGAACAAAATTAAACTATTTTAAAAAAAAATTTAAAATCTTTTAAATTTACTTTTATCCCTTATTGTTTTATAATTGTTTAAATAATGATAGGAGGTAAATATGGGGAAAAAAGTTTATGCATATCTCTTGGAGTCTAATAACGAAAAAGGGATTTGTAATACCTGGGACCAGTGTAAAAAAATAGTCTTAGGAAAAAAGGCCCTGTATAGATCCTTTGAAGATATTGATGAAGCAAAAAAATGGCTTGAAAATCCGCAGAGCAAACCTAAAGCAAAAAAAAACAAGAAATTCTATGCCTATTATATGGTAGATACTCAGGAAAGTGGAATCACCCACTCTTGGGAGGATTGCAAAAGTTATATACAGGCTGGAAAATCCCGTTATAAATCTTTTAAAACCCTAGAAGAAGCAGAAAAATGGC
Encoded proteins:
- the upp gene encoding uracil phosphoribosyltransferase — its product is MAIVEVNHPLIQHKLTFLRNKDTDTKTFRETLNEIAGLMTYEATKELKLEETEVETPLMKTKSHILPDKAVAVVPILRAGLGMVDGILALVPTAKVGHIGVYRNEETLEPVYYYCKLPTDIAERKVILVDPMLATGGSAIYAIDYLKENGVTDITFMCLVAAPEGLAKVIKKHPDVDIYAAKIDQGLDENGYIYPGLGDCGDRIFGTK
- the rpmE gene encoding 50S ribosomal protein L31 — its product is MRKGIHPNYHVVTVDCTCGERFETRSTYSKGDEIKVAVCSKCHPFYTGKAKFIDAAGRVDKFNKKYGMKK